A stretch of the Cellulomonas sp. WB94 genome encodes the following:
- a CDS encoding chemotaxis protein CheA → MDEIVREFLVESHENLDQLDQDLVALESTPGSRELLSSIFRTIHTIKGTSGFLAFSRLEQVTHVGESLLVDLRDGRRSMDQSTTDVLLRLVDIVRDILAAIDLDGTEGEVVVDEVMAAIVRVQEQVPGEVAVEPAVTPAPVAEVPAQRSATPSTTPAPVATEVSAEPVDAAEPELDDEPEVEPVPEPVAPKAASATKVQSAAAVVPSPRASEPAAAPAPAAAAAPEEAAAPRTSADSSIRVDVGLLDALMRQVGELVLARNQISLLASGADDVELSRSAQRLNLIAGELQEGVMKTRMQPIDHVWSKMPRVVRDLSAQCEREVALEMIGGDTELDRGLLEAVKDPLTHLVRNAVDHGIEPPAERVAAGKPAKGVLTLRAFHEGGQVVVEVADDGRGIDDEKVAAKALQRGLRTADELAAMGPSEIVQLLFLPGFSLADTVTNVSGRGVGMDVVRTKIEAIGGTVDVETAVGQGTAWRLRIPLTLAIMPALTVECAGDLYAVPQVNLLELVALDAQRTDSAIEYVQAAPVYRLRGELLPLVSLAAVLRVDGPFGAAAVAGGPARSGNQVIAVVQADQQRFGLLVDRVLNTEEIVVKPLSSRLKTLGVYAGATVLGDGRVALILDVQTISRRALTSDVDLRRARAAAEVTKTVALEQVLVVGIGGDRRVAMPLASVARLEHVRLSEVELVGGREVVQYRGTILPLIRLDRLLGGYGSMADQSDELLLVVYLEAGRSVAFVVAEILDIVDDDGSQHSDIEDAGLVGSTVIDGHVTELLDVRGAVLAADPAFYDVRADASAAVPDTGSAGPVSRYDLVGAVR, encoded by the coding sequence ATGGACGAGATCGTCCGCGAGTTCTTGGTCGAGAGTCACGAGAACCTCGACCAGCTCGACCAGGACCTGGTCGCGCTCGAGAGCACCCCCGGGTCGCGCGAGCTGCTGAGCAGCATCTTCAGGACGATCCACACGATCAAGGGCACGAGCGGCTTCCTCGCGTTCTCGCGCCTCGAGCAGGTGACGCACGTGGGTGAGAGCCTGCTGGTCGACCTGCGCGACGGGCGTCGCTCGATGGACCAGTCGACGACCGACGTGCTGCTGCGCCTCGTCGACATCGTGCGCGACATCCTCGCGGCGATCGACCTCGACGGCACCGAGGGCGAGGTCGTCGTCGACGAGGTCATGGCGGCGATCGTCCGGGTGCAGGAGCAGGTGCCCGGCGAGGTCGCCGTCGAACCCGCAGTCACGCCGGCACCCGTTGCCGAGGTCCCGGCCCAGCGGTCGGCCACCCCATCCACCACGCCCGCGCCGGTCGCGACCGAGGTCTCTGCTGAGCCCGTCGACGCCGCCGAGCCCGAGCTCGACGACGAGCCCGAGGTCGAACCCGTGCCTGAACCAGTCGCGCCGAAGGCGGCCTCCGCCACGAAGGTGCAGAGCGCTGCTGCCGTGGTGCCGTCTCCGCGGGCTTCCGAACCAGCCGCCGCTCCCGCCCCGGCAGCCGCCGCCGCACCCGAGGAGGCCGCGGCCCCCCGCACGAGCGCCGACTCCTCGATCCGCGTCGACGTCGGCCTGCTGGACGCACTCATGCGTCAGGTCGGCGAGCTCGTCCTCGCGCGCAACCAGATCAGCCTGCTCGCCTCCGGGGCCGACGACGTCGAGCTCTCGCGCAGCGCGCAGCGCCTGAACCTCATCGCCGGTGAGCTGCAGGAGGGGGTCATGAAGACCCGCATGCAGCCCATCGACCACGTCTGGTCGAAGATGCCGCGCGTCGTGCGCGACCTGTCGGCCCAGTGCGAGCGTGAGGTCGCCCTCGAGATGATCGGCGGCGACACCGAGCTCGACCGCGGTCTGCTCGAGGCCGTGAAGGACCCGCTGACCCACCTCGTGCGCAACGCCGTCGACCACGGCATCGAGCCGCCCGCCGAGCGCGTCGCGGCTGGCAAGCCCGCCAAGGGCGTGCTCACGCTCCGCGCGTTCCACGAGGGTGGCCAGGTCGTCGTCGAGGTGGCTGACGACGGCCGCGGGATCGACGACGAGAAGGTCGCGGCCAAGGCCCTGCAGCGGGGCCTGCGCACCGCCGACGAGCTCGCCGCGATGGGCCCGTCGGAGATCGTCCAGCTGCTGTTCCTGCCCGGCTTCTCGCTCGCCGACACGGTCACCAACGTGTCGGGCCGCGGTGTCGGGATGGACGTCGTCCGGACCAAGATCGAGGCGATCGGCGGGACCGTCGACGTCGAGACGGCCGTCGGCCAGGGTACGGCCTGGCGGCTGCGCATCCCGCTGACGCTCGCGATCATGCCCGCCCTGACCGTCGAGTGCGCGGGCGACCTGTACGCGGTGCCGCAGGTCAACCTGCTCGAGCTCGTCGCGCTCGACGCGCAGCGCACCGACTCCGCGATCGAGTACGTGCAGGCCGCGCCCGTCTACCGGCTCCGCGGCGAGCTGCTCCCGCTCGTGTCGCTCGCGGCGGTGCTGCGGGTCGACGGACCGTTCGGGGCGGCGGCCGTCGCCGGCGGCCCGGCGCGATCGGGCAACCAGGTCATCGCCGTCGTGCAGGCGGACCAGCAGCGCTTCGGCCTGCTCGTCGACCGTGTCCTCAACACCGAGGAGATCGTCGTCAAGCCGCTGTCGTCGCGACTGAAGACCCTCGGGGTGTACGCGGGCGCCACGGTGCTCGGGGACGGTCGGGTCGCGCTCATCCTCGACGTGCAGACGATCTCGCGGCGTGCGCTCACGAGCGACGTCGACCTGCGCCGTGCCCGCGCCGCCGCCGAGGTCACCAAGACCGTTGCGCTCGAGCAGGTGCTCGTCGTCGGCATCGGCGGCGACCGCAGGGTCGCCATGCCGCTCGCCTCGGTCGCGCGGCTCGAGCACGTCCGACTCTCCGAGGTCGAGCTCGTCGGCGGTCGTGAGGTGGTGCAGTACCGCGGCACGATCCTTCCGCTCATCCGGCTCGACCGCCTGCTCGGCGGGTACGGGTCCATGGCGGACCAGAGCGACGAGCTGCTGCTCGTCGTGTACCTCGAGGCCGGTCGCAGCGTGGCCTTCGTCGTCGCCGAGATCCTCGACATCGTGGACGACGACGGCTCGCAGCACTCCGACATCGAGGACGCGGGCCTGGTGGGCTCGACGGTCATCGACGGGCACGTGACCGAGCTGCTCGACGTCCGCGGAGCGGTCCTCGCCGCAGACCCGGCGTTCTACGACGTGCGAGCAGACGCCTCGGCGGCCGTCCCGGACACCGGTTCCGCCGGTCCCGTCAGCCGCTACGACCTCGTGGGAGCAGTGCGATGA
- a CDS encoding methyl-accepting chemotaxis protein, whose product MTATVILPTTASDARGRAPELAVRPVRPTAGRPAPADGPSAARRTGSALANLKVGTKIIGVILLLAVVAIASGAYAVTELRALAAQTESLSVIQEQLVHNRGTVHQDQLKARMIAAQIAAVQTTEAKDTWVGKQKDNDAELEAAAQAYESAMGGAAVTQDWKDFRANYTKWLKFRDAQLVPAGIAGDGAYYEQLMAKSSQPLIDVYVANLDNVETTTTAYFNSTASDAHDRAGLAVVILVVSLAVALLLVLLLGFRISSSIRRGVGAVQRSLEAMADGDFTLAADVTTQDEIGQMARSLEKAQTSVRSTLAQVVGTAEAVAAAAEEMSAASSQVSAGSAETSVQAGVVAAAAEQVSRNVQTVAAGAEQMGASIREIAQNANEAAKVANQATGVAAATNVTVLKLGTSSQEIGNVVKVITGIAAQTNLLALNATIEAARAGEAGKGFAVVAGEVKELASETARATEDIARRVEAIQVDTAGAVAAIGQISAIIASINDYQLTIASAVEEQTATTNEMSRGVQEAAMGSSEIASNITGVATSADASAHVLGQMGDAVAELAQLSADLRAKVAAFTY is encoded by the coding sequence ATGACTGCCACCGTGATCCTGCCCACGACCGCGTCCGACGCCCGGGGGCGTGCGCCGGAGTTGGCAGTGCGGCCCGTGCGCCCGACGGCCGGGCGCCCGGCGCCCGCCGACGGCCCCTCGGCCGCGCGGCGCACAGGCTCGGCCCTCGCCAACCTCAAGGTCGGCACGAAGATCATCGGGGTCATCCTCCTGCTGGCCGTCGTCGCGATCGCGTCCGGCGCCTACGCGGTCACGGAGCTGCGTGCGCTCGCGGCCCAGACCGAGAGCCTGTCGGTGATCCAGGAGCAGCTCGTCCACAACCGCGGCACCGTCCACCAGGACCAGCTGAAGGCGCGGATGATCGCCGCCCAGATCGCCGCGGTGCAGACCACCGAGGCGAAGGACACCTGGGTCGGGAAGCAGAAGGACAACGACGCCGAGCTCGAGGCAGCGGCGCAGGCGTACGAGTCCGCGATGGGCGGCGCCGCGGTGACCCAGGACTGGAAGGACTTCCGGGCCAACTACACGAAGTGGCTGAAGTTCCGCGACGCCCAGCTCGTCCCTGCGGGCATCGCGGGTGACGGTGCGTACTACGAGCAGCTGATGGCCAAGTCGAGCCAGCCGCTCATCGACGTCTACGTCGCGAACCTCGACAACGTCGAGACGACGACGACCGCCTACTTCAACTCGACGGCCAGCGACGCCCATGACCGCGCCGGCCTGGCCGTCGTGATCCTTGTCGTGAGCCTCGCGGTCGCACTCCTCCTTGTCCTCCTGCTCGGGTTCCGGATCTCGTCGTCGATCCGGCGCGGGGTCGGGGCGGTGCAGCGCTCGCTGGAGGCGATGGCCGACGGCGACTTCACGCTGGCTGCCGACGTCACGACGCAGGACGAGATCGGCCAGATGGCCCGTTCGCTCGAGAAGGCGCAGACGTCGGTCCGCTCGACCCTCGCCCAGGTCGTCGGGACGGCCGAGGCCGTGGCGGCTGCCGCCGAGGAGATGTCCGCGGCGAGCTCGCAGGTGTCGGCGGGGTCGGCGGAGACGAGTGTGCAGGCGGGGGTGGTGGCGGCTGCTGCGGAGCAGGTGAGCCGGAATGTGCAGACGGTGGCGGCGGGGGCGGAGCAGATGGGTGCGTCGATCCGGGAGATCGCGCAGAACGCGAATGAGGCGGCGAAGGTCGCGAATCAGGCGACGGGGGTGGCGGCGGCGACGAATGTGACGGTGCTGAAGCTGGGGACGTCGTCGCAGGAGATCGGGAACGTGGTGAAGGTGATCACGGGGATCGCGGCGCAGACGAACTTGTTGGCGTTGAACGCGACGATCGAGGCGGCGCGGGCGGGGGAGGCCGGGAAGGGGTTCGCGGTGGTGGCGGGGGAGGTCAAGGAGCTGGCGTCGGAGACGGCGCGGGCGACGGAGGACATCGCGCGGCGGGTGGAGGCGATCCAGGTGGACACGGCGGGGGCGGTGGCGGCGATCGGGCAGATCTCGGCGATCATCGCGTCGATCAACGACTACCAGCTGACGATTGCCAGTGCGGTGGAGGAGCAGACGGCCACGACGAACGAGATGTCTCGGGGGGTGCAGGAGGCGGCGATGGGGTCCAGTGAGATCGCGTCGAACATCACCGGCGTCGCCACGTCCGCGGACGCGTCCGCGCACGTGCTGGGGCAGATGGGCGACGCCGTCGCCGAGCTCGCCCAGCTCTCCGCCGACCTGCGTGCGAAGGTCGCGGCGTTCACGTACTGA
- a CDS encoding flagellar biosynthesis protein FlhA, whose amino-acid sequence MKNRSVAQFAVPVGVVGIVLLLVVPLPAALLDVLIALNITASLVILLTSMYVRRPLDFSVFPSLILVFTLFRLGLNVASTRLVLRDGYAGQVIDAFGHFVVGGSLVIGLVIFMILVVIQFVVITNGAGRVAEVGARFTLDAMPGKQMAIDADLNSGLIDDDQARQRRADVAAEADFYGAMDGGSKFVKGDAVAGIIITVINLIGGFVIGMVQMGMSAGDALQRFSLLTIGDGLVTQIPALLLSVSTGIVVTRASAEGDMGTAAAKQLLQSRSALIISGIGAIALALLPGMPKLPFILVGGGLLIVAQRIKSSDARDALEVESRSVAETAAPSPDSPEQLIEQMRVHTLEILLAPDLVDLVGSGPEQDLLVRVRALRRKVAMDLGIVVPPVRTRDSVDLPRSTYVVRIAGVEVGRGEAPAGRLLALGDDLANLPGQAVVEPVFGLPGKWVPAELRHAAELAGATVVDRVSVLITHLGSIIAQNAPRLLGREDVRVLTEGVKQVNPSVVDELIPGLLTLGEVQRVLQGLLAEEVAIRDLSRIYEALTLRAKVSTEPERLVEAARMALGPALTAQYAHDGTLRVVTLDPTLEQSFVEQLRPTETGTQLLVDPVRLDAVLDQLRASVSRGEASGQPVVLVCAPALRPALHRLVAMALPRTAVLSYGEVTGGGVQIESVGVVTGVHAIAA is encoded by the coding sequence GTGAAGAACCGGTCAGTCGCGCAGTTCGCTGTGCCCGTCGGAGTCGTGGGGATCGTCCTGCTGCTCGTCGTGCCGCTGCCCGCGGCACTGCTCGACGTGCTCATCGCGCTCAACATCACCGCGTCGCTCGTCATCCTGCTGACCAGCATGTACGTCAGGCGCCCGCTCGACTTCTCGGTGTTCCCGTCGCTGATCCTCGTCTTCACGCTGTTCCGGCTCGGGCTCAACGTGGCCAGCACGCGGCTCGTGCTGCGCGACGGGTACGCGGGTCAGGTCATCGACGCGTTCGGCCACTTCGTCGTCGGCGGCTCGCTCGTCATCGGGCTCGTGATCTTCATGATCCTGGTGGTCATCCAGTTCGTCGTGATCACGAACGGTGCCGGGCGCGTCGCCGAGGTCGGTGCGCGGTTCACCCTCGACGCGATGCCCGGCAAGCAGATGGCCATCGACGCCGACCTCAACTCGGGCCTCATCGACGACGACCAGGCCCGGCAGCGCCGCGCCGACGTCGCCGCCGAGGCCGACTTCTACGGCGCGATGGACGGCGGGTCGAAGTTCGTCAAGGGCGACGCCGTCGCGGGCATCATCATCACCGTCATCAACCTCATCGGCGGGTTCGTCATCGGGATGGTGCAGATGGGCATGAGCGCCGGGGACGCCCTCCAGCGCTTCAGCCTCCTGACCATCGGCGACGGTCTCGTCACCCAGATCCCGGCCCTCCTGCTCTCGGTGTCGACCGGCATCGTCGTCACGCGCGCGTCGGCCGAGGGCGACATGGGCACCGCGGCGGCCAAGCAGCTCCTGCAGAGCCGGTCGGCGCTGATCATCTCGGGCATCGGGGCGATCGCCCTCGCGCTCCTGCCGGGCATGCCGAAGCTACCGTTCATCCTGGTCGGCGGCGGGCTGCTGATCGTCGCGCAGCGCATCAAGTCGTCCGACGCGCGCGACGCGCTCGAGGTCGAGTCGAGGAGCGTCGCGGAGACCGCCGCGCCGTCCCCGGACAGCCCCGAGCAGCTCATCGAGCAGATGAGGGTGCACACCCTCGAGATCCTCCTGGCGCCCGACCTGGTCGACCTCGTCGGCTCGGGGCCCGAGCAGGACCTGCTCGTCCGCGTGCGCGCGCTGCGCCGCAAGGTCGCGATGGACCTGGGGATCGTCGTGCCGCCCGTGCGGACCCGTGACTCGGTCGACCTGCCCCGGTCCACGTACGTCGTGCGGATCGCCGGCGTCGAGGTCGGGCGCGGCGAGGCCCCGGCCGGCCGGCTGCTCGCGCTCGGCGACGACCTCGCGAACCTGCCGGGCCAGGCCGTCGTCGAGCCGGTGTTCGGCCTGCCGGGCAAGTGGGTGCCCGCCGAGCTGCGGCACGCCGCGGAGCTTGCGGGTGCGACGGTTGTCGACCGGGTCTCGGTGCTCATCACGCACCTCGGGTCGATCATCGCGCAGAACGCTCCCCGGCTCCTGGGCCGGGAGGACGTGCGGGTCCTGACCGAGGGCGTCAAGCAGGTCAACCCGTCGGTCGTCGACGAGCTCATCCCGGGTCTCCTCACGCTCGGCGAGGTACAGCGCGTGCTGCAGGGCCTGCTCGCCGAGGAGGTCGCGATCCGGGACCTCTCGCGGATCTACGAGGCCCTCACGCTGCGCGCCAAGGTCAGCACCGAGCCCGAGCGGCTCGTCGAGGCCGCCCGGATGGCGCTCGGCCCCGCCCTGACCGCGCAGTACGCGCACGACGGGACGCTGCGGGTCGTCACGCTCGACCCGACGCTCGAGCAGTCGTTCGTCGAGCAGCTGCGTCCCACCGAGACCGGCACCCAGCTGCTCGTCGACCCGGTGCGGCTCGACGCGGTCCTCGACCAGCTGCGTGCCTCCGTGAGCCGGGGCGAGGCGTCGGGGCAGCCCGTCGTGCTCGTGTGCGCACCGGCGCTGCGTCCCGCGCTGCACCGGCTCGTGGCGATGGCGCTGCCGCGCACGGCGGTGCTGTCGTACGGCGAGGTCACCGGTGGCGGCGTCCAGATCGAGTCCGTGGGGGTGGTGACGGGTGTCCACGCGATTGCTGCTTGA
- the chvE gene encoding multiple monosaccharide ABC transporter substrate-binding protein, with amino-acid sequence MRRARIGAAAAALLVAAAALAGCASGATATKQIVGVAMPTTTSDRWVNDGKNVAAQLRALGRTVDLKYAEDDVPTQVAQIQAMIDEGAGALVVGAIDGTALKDVLAKAAAANIPVVSYDRLIRDTPDIAYYATFDNALVGAQQADSLLEGLGVLDAKGADTHVTGPFLIELIAGSPDDNNATVFFQGAMKVLQPYLDAGVLVVGSGQTDFATIATPKWNGDTAAQRLGPILDTVYANKRVDAVLAPADIISVPVLEVLRSHGYGTADKPWPVVTGQDADIPAVKALIAGEQHSTIYKDTRQLAEVAVSMVESLLKGEEPETNDNASYDNGVKVVPSYLLKPQVVTKANYADVLVGSGYYTQQELG; translated from the coding sequence ATGAGACGCGCACGGATCGGTGCCGCTGCTGCGGCGTTGCTGGTGGCCGCGGCCGCCCTGGCGGGGTGCGCCTCGGGCGCCACCGCGACGAAGCAGATCGTCGGCGTCGCGATGCCGACGACGACGTCGGACCGTTGGGTCAACGACGGCAAGAACGTCGCTGCCCAGCTCCGGGCCCTCGGCCGCACGGTCGACCTGAAGTACGCCGAGGACGACGTGCCGACCCAGGTCGCCCAGATCCAGGCGATGATCGACGAGGGCGCAGGTGCGCTGGTCGTCGGTGCGATCGACGGGACGGCCCTGAAGGACGTCCTCGCGAAGGCGGCCGCCGCCAACATCCCGGTGGTCTCCTACGACCGGCTGATCCGCGACACCCCCGACATCGCGTACTACGCGACGTTCGACAACGCGCTGGTCGGCGCCCAGCAGGCCGACTCTCTGCTCGAGGGCCTCGGTGTCCTCGACGCCAAGGGTGCCGACACGCACGTCACCGGTCCTTTCTTGATCGAGCTGATCGCGGGGTCGCCGGACGACAACAACGCGACGGTGTTCTTCCAGGGCGCCATGAAGGTCCTCCAGCCCTACCTCGACGCCGGGGTGCTCGTCGTGGGCTCGGGACAGACCGACTTCGCGACCATCGCGACCCCGAAGTGGAACGGCGACACCGCCGCGCAGCGACTCGGTCCGATCCTCGACACGGTCTACGCGAACAAGCGCGTCGACGCCGTCCTCGCGCCGGCCGACATCATCTCCGTGCCCGTGCTCGAGGTGCTGCGCAGCCACGGCTACGGCACGGCCGACAAGCCGTGGCCGGTCGTGACCGGGCAGGACGCCGACATCCCCGCGGTCAAGGCCCTGATCGCGGGCGAGCAGCACTCGACGATCTACAAGGACACGCGCCAGCTCGCCGAGGTCGCGGTGTCGATGGTGGAGTCCCTGCTCAAGGGCGAGGAGCCCGAGACGAACGACAACGCGTCGTACGACAACGGCGTGAAGGTCGTGCCGTCGTACCTGCTGAAGCCGCAGGTCGTGACGAAGGCCAACTACGCCGACGTCCTCGTCGGCAGCGGCTACTACACCCAGCAGGAGCTCGGATGA
- the csrA gene encoding carbon storage regulator CsrA — translation MLVLSRRVGERLMIGDDIVVTVIEVRGDGVRLGIDAPREVRVHRAEVLEAVRAANVAASAVDDDAVAQLRSLIPSTPQPPESLTRETQPPIG, via the coding sequence ATGCTGGTCCTGAGCCGTCGAGTGGGCGAACGCCTCATGATCGGCGACGACATCGTCGTCACCGTCATCGAGGTGCGCGGCGACGGTGTGCGCCTGGGGATCGACGCCCCCCGCGAGGTGCGGGTGCACCGCGCCGAGGTCCTCGAGGCCGTCCGGGCGGCCAACGTCGCAGCGAGCGCGGTCGACGACGACGCGGTCGCCCAGCTGCGGAGCCTGATCCCGTCGACTCCTCAGCCCCCCGAATCCCTCACGCGGGAGACCCAGCCGCCGATCGGCTGA
- a CDS encoding chemotaxis protein CheW: MTQYVTFTLGGALYGVDVTRVQEALRAHTRTRVPLAPVDVAGLVNLRGQVVLTIDLRPRLGVPPLEADAEPMMVVVQVDGEPVSLLVDEIGDVVEVGPERFEVPPDTLDVGLRRLITGAYKLDSSLLLILDVDQAVAA; the protein is encoded by the coding sequence ATGACCCAGTACGTGACCTTTACGCTCGGCGGCGCCCTGTACGGGGTGGACGTGACGCGCGTCCAGGAGGCGCTCCGCGCGCACACCCGCACCCGGGTCCCGCTCGCCCCGGTCGACGTGGCCGGCCTGGTGAACCTGCGCGGCCAGGTCGTCCTGACGATCGACCTGCGCCCGCGCCTCGGGGTGCCGCCGCTCGAGGCGGACGCCGAGCCGATGATGGTCGTCGTCCAGGTCGACGGGGAGCCTGTGAGCCTCCTGGTCGACGAGATCGGCGACGTCGTCGAGGTCGGCCCGGAGCGGTTCGAGGTGCCGCCCGACACGCTCGACGTCGGGCTGCGCCGGCTCATCACCGGCGCCTACAAGCTCGACTCGTCGCTCCTGCTCATCCTCGACGTCGACCAGGCCGTCGCGGCCTGA
- a CDS encoding methyl-accepting chemotaxis protein: MSPRTMETNVSTEMAPQLRPSRAAWFWDRPVAVKIGASLALLGVVFGLVGGVGAIALLRAGQNLETVRTLTGELQGSMAKLRAVQTQSHLLVHRAVEATDASTREQLLTSAQWNDRTAARMIEQVSSYPESKTQQWSDFVTRWDAWIAYRDATLAPLVAAGDVAGLSAALNASVAGDPDNTGRALSLADGQIQFKVQAVMDRASGEIRSTVMALAIAFVIGTVAASALASTVTRRITSGLRAVSTTLDAMAGGDLTVPTDVQSGDELGQMARSLSTAQTSLRSTMSGVIETAGTVAAAAEQLSASSAQVSAGSAETSVQAGVVAAAAEQVSRNVQTVAAGAEQMGASIREIAQNANEAAKVANQATGVAAATNVTVMKLGTSSQEIGNVVKVITGIAAQTNLLALNATIEAARAGEAGKGFAVVAGEVKELASETARATEDIARRVEAIQVDTAGAVAAIGQISAIIASINDYQLTIASAVEEQTATTNEMSRGVQEAAMGSSEIASNITGVATSADASAHVLGQMGDSVTELARLSADLRTRVETFTY; encoded by the coding sequence ATGAGCCCCCGGACGATGGAGACGAACGTGAGCACCGAGATGGCCCCCCAGCTCCGACCGAGCCGGGCCGCATGGTTCTGGGACCGCCCGGTCGCGGTCAAGATCGGCGCGTCGCTGGCGCTCCTGGGCGTGGTGTTCGGCCTCGTCGGCGGGGTCGGTGCGATCGCGCTGCTCCGTGCCGGGCAGAACCTCGAGACCGTGCGCACGTTGACCGGTGAGCTGCAGGGCTCGATGGCCAAGCTGCGGGCCGTGCAGACGCAGAGCCACCTGCTGGTGCACCGGGCCGTGGAGGCAACGGATGCCAGCACCCGCGAGCAGCTGCTCACCTCGGCGCAGTGGAACGACCGGACCGCGGCGCGGATGATCGAGCAGGTCTCGTCCTACCCGGAGTCGAAGACCCAGCAGTGGTCGGACTTCGTGACGCGCTGGGACGCGTGGATCGCCTACCGGGACGCGACGCTCGCACCACTCGTCGCCGCGGGTGACGTGGCCGGGCTCTCGGCAGCCCTGAACGCCTCCGTCGCGGGCGACCCGGACAACACCGGTCGGGCGCTCAGCCTTGCGGACGGCCAGATCCAGTTCAAGGTGCAGGCCGTCATGGACCGGGCATCCGGGGAGATCCGGAGCACGGTCATGGCTCTCGCGATCGCGTTCGTCATCGGGACCGTCGCAGCGAGCGCACTCGCCAGCACGGTGACCCGCCGGATCACCAGCGGGCTGCGGGCGGTCAGCACGACGCTCGACGCGATGGCCGGTGGCGACCTGACGGTGCCGACCGACGTCCAGAGCGGCGACGAGCTGGGCCAGATGGCGCGCTCGCTCTCGACCGCGCAGACGTCGCTGCGGTCGACGATGTCGGGCGTCATCGAGACGGCCGGGACGGTCGCTGCGGCAGCCGAGCAGCTCTCGGCGTCGTCGGCGCAGGTGTCGGCGGGGTCGGCGGAGACGAGTGTGCAGGCGGGGGTGGTGGCGGCTGCGGCGGAGCAGGTGAGCCGGAATGTGCAGACGGTGGCGGCGGGGGCGGAGCAGATGGGTGCGTCGATCCGGGAGATCGCGCAGAACGCGAATGAGGCGGCGAAGGTCGCGAATCAGGCGACGGGGGTGGCGGCGGCGACGAATGTGACGGTGATGAAGCTGGGGACGTCGTCTCAGGAGATCGGGAACGTGGTGAAGGTGATCACGGGGATCGCGGCGCAGACGAACTTGTTGGCGTTGAACGCGACGATCGAGGCGGCGCGGGCGGGGGAGGCCGGGAAGGGGTTCGCGGTGGTGGCGGGGGAGGTCAAGGAGCTGGCGTCGGAGACGGCGCGGGCGACGGAGGACATCGCGCGGCGGGTGGAGGCGATCCAGGTGGACACGGCGGGGGCGGTGGCGGCGATCGGGCAGATCTCGGCGATCATCGCGTCGATCAACGACTACCAGCTGACGATTGCCAGTGCGGTGGAGGAGCAGACGGCCACGACGAACGAGATGTCTCGGGGGGTGCAGGAGGCCGCGATGGGGTCCAGTGAGATCGCGTCGAACATCACCGGGGTCGCCACCTCCGCGGACGCCTCCGCGCACGTGCTGGGTCAGATGGGCGACTCGGTGACCGAGCTCGCCCGCCTCTCCGCCGACCTCCGCACCCGCGTGGAGACCTTCACCTACTGA
- a CDS encoding EscU/YscU/HrcU family type III secretion system export apparatus switch protein: MSSDGQDRTEKATPQRMKDVRSKGELQRSQDLSAWVGLAAAAIAIPAVLAAAQTAATHQLMAVRDVAAEPSAEVAVGALDDGLGSLLGTLTPMFALVVVVTIVVAAAQGGVYPRKIKFHGKQLAIFPGIKQLFTGQTWWQGAKTVIKSAVVGLVLYSGVQALVPLLASTGRLSLAQLLGAAAGGTTSLLRTGIAAGIGLGILDVVVVLRRNRKRTRMTLREVKDENKRSEGDPMLKGAIRSKQMAMSRNRMMAAVATADVVLVNPTHVAVALRYEPGTGAPRVVAKGSGAVAARIRLEAAEKRVPMVEDVPLARALNSACDLGDEVPQYLYTAVARILAFVMALRRRGSALGQHRLPTGPTELPPEASDPDVRRRRTPVRTRKVPS, from the coding sequence TTGAGCAGCGACGGTCAGGACCGGACCGAGAAGGCGACCCCGCAGCGGATGAAGGACGTCCGCAGCAAGGGGGAGCTCCAGCGCTCGCAGGACCTGTCGGCCTGGGTCGGGCTCGCCGCGGCGGCCATCGCCATCCCAGCGGTCCTTGCGGCAGCGCAGACCGCCGCGACCCACCAGCTCATGGCGGTGCGCGACGTGGCGGCCGAGCCGAGCGCTGAGGTGGCCGTGGGGGCGCTCGACGACGGCCTGGGATCCCTGCTCGGCACGCTCACCCCGATGTTCGCGCTCGTGGTCGTCGTCACGATCGTCGTGGCCGCGGCTCAGGGCGGCGTGTACCCGCGCAAGATCAAGTTCCACGGCAAGCAGCTCGCGATCTTCCCCGGCATCAAGCAGCTGTTCACGGGCCAGACGTGGTGGCAGGGCGCCAAGACGGTGATCAAGTCCGCCGTCGTCGGCCTGGTCCTCTACTCGGGCGTGCAGGCGCTCGTGCCGCTGCTCGCGAGCACGGGCCGGCTGTCGTTGGCGCAGCTGCTCGGTGCCGCCGCCGGCGGGACGACGTCCCTCCTGCGGACGGGCATCGCTGCGGGCATCGGTCTCGGGATCCTCGACGTCGTCGTCGTGCTGCGTCGCAACCGCAAGCGGACCCGCATGACGCTGCGCGAGGTCAAGGACGAGAACAAGCGCTCCGAGGGAGACCCGATGCTCAAGGGCGCGATCCGTTCCAAGCAGATGGCGATGAGCCGCAACCGCATGATGGCCGCCGTCGCGACCGCCGACGTCGTCCTCGTCAACCCGACCCACGTCGCCGTGGCGCTGCGCTACGAGCCGGGCACCGGCGCGCCGCGGGTCGTCGCGAAGGGGTCGGGCGCCGTCGCGGCCCGCATCCGGCTCGAGGCCGCCGAGAAGCGCGTCCCGATGGTCGAGGACGTCCCGCTCGCCCGGGCGCTGAACAGCGCGTGCGACCTGGGCGACGAGGTCCCGCAGTACCTGTACACCGCGGTGGCCCGGATCTTGGCGTTCGTCATGGCCCTGCGCCGGCGCGGTTCGGCGCTCGGCCAGCACCGCCTGCCGACCGGTCCGACCGAGCTCCCTCCGGAGGCCAGCGACCCCGACGTCCGCCGCCGCAGAACCCCTGTCCGTACCAGGAAGGTCCCGTCGTGA